A genomic segment from Streptomyces antibioticus encodes:
- a CDS encoding aldo/keto reductase: MRHRTLGDLRVSAVGLGAMPLSVEGRPDEARALATVHAALDAGVTLLDTADSYHLPGEEPGHNERLLARALRSYGGDTDAVLIATKGGRGRPAGADWTVNGDPRHLRAAAEGSLRRLGVEAIGLYHLHKPDPSVPFEESVGALRELLDAGKIRLAGVSNVDTGQIRAARAILGDRLVSVQNRYSPSFGDSEPELRLTAALGLAFLPWSPLGGISRSALDGPGGSLGQAPGEGPFGAFHAIAREHGASPQQVCLAWLLSRSPTVVVIPGASRPETARDSAGAAGLELTEEESTLLEAAVEHGRAARSVG; the protein is encoded by the coding sequence ATGCGGCACCGCACTCTGGGGGACCTGCGGGTGAGCGCGGTCGGACTCGGCGCGATGCCGCTGTCCGTCGAGGGCCGCCCCGACGAGGCACGGGCGCTGGCCACCGTGCACGCGGCGCTGGACGCGGGGGTGACCCTGCTGGACACCGCCGACTCCTACCATCTGCCCGGCGAGGAACCCGGCCACAACGAACGGCTGCTGGCCCGCGCGCTCCGCTCCTACGGCGGTGACACCGACGCCGTGCTGATCGCGACCAAGGGCGGGCGGGGCCGGCCGGCGGGCGCCGACTGGACCGTGAACGGCGACCCGCGCCATCTCAGGGCGGCCGCCGAGGGCTCGCTGCGACGGCTCGGCGTGGAGGCGATCGGCCTCTACCACCTGCACAAGCCCGACCCCTCCGTCCCCTTCGAGGAGTCGGTCGGCGCGCTGCGGGAGCTGCTGGACGCGGGCAAGATCCGGCTGGCGGGCGTCTCCAACGTGGACACCGGCCAGATCCGCGCCGCCCGCGCGATCCTCGGCGACCGGCTGGTCTCCGTACAAAACCGCTACTCCCCCTCGTTCGGCGACAGCGAGCCGGAGCTGCGGCTGACGGCCGCCCTGGGGCTGGCCTTCCTGCCGTGGAGCCCGCTCGGCGGCATCTCCCGCAGCGCCCTGGACGGGCCGGGCGGGTCCTTGGGACAGGCGCCGGGCGAGGGGCCGTTCGGCGCGTTCCACGCGATCGCGCGGGAGCACGGGGCGAGTCCCCAACAGGTGTGTCTGGCCTGGCTGTTGTCCCGCTCCCCCACCGTCGTCGTCATCCCGGGAGCGAGCCGCCCGGAGACGGCCCGCGACTCGGCCGGGGCGGCCGGCCTGGAGCTGACCGAGGAGGAGTCGACGCTGCTGGAGGCGGCGGTGGAGCACGGACGGGCGGCGCGGTCCGTCGGATGA
- a CDS encoding NAD-dependent epimerase/dehydratase family protein: MDKPREVLVIGGSRYFGKRLIARLLAAGDRVTVLNRGSSAPPPGTVHLVADRDDEASLRAALGSRVFDAVVDQVCYTPRQAAVARRVFTGRTGRYLMTSTVEVYEYEDSLAPVREADVDPLDVVVDLELPWNDSEFTDAHYGEGKRQAEAVFATDPPFPWAAVRVAHVLGGDDDFTGRLEHYVSRIRAGEPITVPTVNQPATYIHVEEIADFLFWAVGQDFTGPVNAASHGRLTTRDLCEAIAAQLPYGETVFRESEIGEVSPFSFRRFYGMDNSRAVALGYRFGDVRRWLPRAVTETLGTAARSGAAGKGD, translated from the coding sequence ATGGACAAGCCACGAGAGGTACTGGTCATCGGCGGCAGCCGCTACTTCGGCAAGCGGCTGATCGCCCGGCTGCTCGCCGCCGGGGACCGGGTGACGGTCCTCAACCGCGGATCGTCGGCCCCGCCGCCGGGCACGGTGCATCTGGTCGCCGACCGCGACGACGAGGCGTCGCTGCGCGCCGCCCTGGGCTCCCGCGTCTTCGACGCCGTCGTCGACCAGGTCTGCTACACCCCGCGCCAGGCGGCCGTCGCCCGCCGGGTGTTCACCGGCCGCACCGGCCGCTATCTGATGACGTCCACCGTCGAGGTGTACGAGTACGAGGACTCCCTCGCGCCCGTACGGGAGGCGGACGTCGATCCGCTGGACGTCGTCGTAGACCTCGAACTCCCCTGGAACGACTCGGAGTTCACCGACGCCCACTACGGCGAGGGCAAGCGGCAGGCGGAGGCGGTGTTCGCGACGGACCCGCCGTTCCCGTGGGCCGCCGTGCGCGTCGCCCATGTGCTGGGCGGGGACGACGACTTCACCGGCCGGCTGGAGCACTACGTCTCCCGCATCCGGGCCGGTGAGCCGATCACCGTGCCGACGGTGAACCAGCCCGCCACCTACATCCACGTCGAGGAGATCGCCGACTTCCTGTTCTGGGCGGTGGGCCAGGACTTCACGGGCCCGGTCAACGCGGCCTCCCACGGCCGGCTCACCACCCGCGACCTCTGCGAGGCGATCGCCGCACAACTCCCCTACGGTGAGACGGTGTTCCGCGAGAGCGAGATCGGCGAGGTCTCCCCGTTCTCCTTCCGCCGCTTCTACGGCATGGACAACTCCCGTGCGGTCGCGCTCGGTTACCGCTTCGGCGACGTACGGCGGTGGCTGCCGCGGGCGGTGACCGAGACCCTCGGCACGGCGGCCCGGTCGGGCGCCGCCGGAAAGGGCGACTGA
- a CDS encoding HelD family protein, translating into MRAGVELSNTEIPDDELRHEQEFIDGLYARVDALRGDTETAVTDALAQGDTPMQARLERDILVAERSGLLAALNAVDGSLCFGRIDLASGVSHHIGRIGLRVDDADRTPVLIDWRADVARPFYLATGHTPMGLRRRRHISSEGRRVTALHDEFLDLGDRERTGHEDPAGDAVLLAALNSARTGRMGDIVQTIQAEQDEIIRAPHRGVLVVEGGPGTGKTAVALHRAAYLLYEHRELLAKRAVLIVGPNPAFLGYIGEVLPSLGETGVLLATVGELFPGVRATAADTPEAAAVKGRAAMADVLAAVVRDRQALPDPVIAIEHDREVLMLDDGLVGVARERTRAAKLPHNAAREHFEGHILNTLTELYAERVGTDPYDGTSLLDPSDITQIRDELAENPEVWSAIDQLWPRITPRRLVADFLAAPEAYLDGADAAAVRRPVTREWTVADVPLLDEAAELLGEDDRLARIRAERERATQIAYAQGVLDVSYASRTYEFEDKEDGDPDSSEVLSAHDIIDAERFAERHEEDDHRSAAERAAADRTWAFGHIIVDEAQELSPMAWRLLMRRSPTRSMTLVGDPAQTAEAAGVGSWSGILAPYVENRWEHTRLGVNYRTPAEIMEIAAAVVRAEDPGFEPPASVRSTGVRPWARAAEDLPEAVAAAVEELTPEEGRLAVIAPRALHRRLAARLDGVTAGAEPDLTRTVVLLDPRQSKGLEFDSVLVVEPADYGTSDLYVALTRATQRLGVVHHKELPTALAAALG; encoded by the coding sequence ATCCGGGCGGGAGTGGAATTGTCAAACACCGAAATTCCGGACGATGAATTGCGGCACGAGCAGGAATTCATCGACGGACTGTACGCACGCGTGGACGCCCTGCGCGGCGACACCGAGACCGCCGTCACCGACGCCCTCGCCCAGGGAGACACCCCCATGCAGGCCCGCCTGGAGCGGGACATCCTGGTCGCCGAGCGCTCGGGGCTGCTCGCCGCGCTGAACGCGGTGGACGGCTCCCTGTGCTTCGGCCGGATCGACCTCGCCTCGGGCGTCAGCCACCACATCGGCCGGATCGGGCTGCGCGTCGACGACGCCGACCGCACCCCGGTCCTCATCGACTGGCGGGCCGACGTCGCCCGCCCCTTCTACCTGGCGACCGGCCACACCCCGATGGGGCTGCGCCGCCGCCGGCACATCAGCAGCGAGGGGCGCCGGGTCACCGCCCTGCACGACGAGTTCCTCGACCTCGGCGACCGGGAGCGGACCGGCCACGAGGACCCGGCGGGCGACGCCGTGCTGCTGGCCGCGCTGAACTCCGCGCGCACCGGCCGTATGGGCGACATCGTGCAGACCATCCAGGCCGAGCAGGACGAGATCATCCGCGCCCCGCACCGGGGCGTCCTGGTCGTGGAGGGCGGCCCCGGCACCGGCAAGACCGCCGTCGCCCTGCACCGCGCCGCCTACCTCCTCTACGAGCACCGCGAGCTGCTCGCCAAGCGGGCCGTCCTGATCGTCGGACCCAACCCCGCCTTCCTCGGCTACATCGGCGAGGTGCTGCCCTCGCTCGGCGAGACCGGCGTGCTGCTCGCCACGGTCGGCGAACTCTTCCCCGGCGTGAGGGCGACGGCCGCGGACACCCCCGAGGCGGCCGCGGTGAAGGGGCGCGCCGCCATGGCGGACGTCCTCGCCGCCGTCGTACGCGACCGGCAGGCGCTGCCCGACCCGGTGATCGCGATCGAGCACGACCGGGAGGTCCTGATGCTCGACGACGGTCTCGTCGGCGTCGCCCGCGAACGCACCCGCGCCGCGAAGCTCCCGCACAACGCGGCCCGCGAGCACTTCGAGGGGCACATCCTCAACACGCTCACCGAGCTGTACGCCGAGCGCGTCGGCACCGACCCGTACGACGGCACGAGCCTGCTCGACCCCAGTGACATCACGCAGATCCGCGACGAGCTGGCCGAGAACCCCGAGGTCTGGTCCGCGATCGATCAGCTCTGGCCGAGGATCACCCCGCGCCGTCTGGTCGCCGACTTCCTTGCCGCACCCGAGGCGTATCTGGACGGGGCCGACGCGGCCGCCGTCCGCCGCCCCGTGACCCGGGAATGGACCGTCGCGGACGTGCCGCTGCTGGACGAGGCGGCCGAACTCCTCGGCGAGGACGACCGGCTGGCCCGGATCCGCGCCGAACGGGAACGCGCGACCCAGATCGCCTACGCGCAGGGCGTCCTCGACGTGTCGTACGCCTCCCGGACCTACGAGTTCGAGGACAAGGAGGACGGCGACCCGGACAGCTCCGAGGTGCTGTCGGCCCACGACATCATCGACGCCGAACGCTTCGCCGAGCGGCACGAGGAGGACGACCACCGCAGCGCCGCCGAGCGCGCCGCCGCCGACCGCACCTGGGCGTTCGGCCACATCATCGTGGACGAGGCGCAGGAGCTGTCGCCGATGGCGTGGCGGCTGCTGATGCGGCGCAGCCCGACCCGCTCCATGACCCTGGTCGGAGACCCCGCCCAGACCGCCGAGGCGGCCGGCGTCGGCTCCTGGTCCGGCATCCTCGCCCCCTACGTCGAGAACCGCTGGGAGCACACCCGCCTCGGCGTCAACTACCGCACCCCCGCGGAGATCATGGAGATCGCGGCGGCAGTCGTCCGCGCCGAGGACCCCGGCTTCGAGCCCCCGGCCTCGGTGCGCTCCACCGGCGTACGGCCCTGGGCGCGCGCCGCCGAGGACCTGCCCGAGGCGGTCGCCGCCGCCGTCGAGGAGCTGACCCCCGAGGAAGGCCGGCTCGCCGTCATCGCCCCGCGCGCCCTGCACCGGCGGCTGGCCGCCCGGCTGGACGGCGTGACGGCCGGCGCCGAACCGGACCTGACCCGCACGGTCGTCCTCCTCGACCCGCGCCAGTCCAAGGGCCTGGAGTTCGACTCGGTGCTCGTGGTGGAACCGGCCGACTACGGCACCAGCGATCTGTACGTCGCCCTCACCCGGGCCACCCAGCGGCTCGGCGTGGTCCACCACAAGGAGCTGCCGACGGCACTGGCGGCGGCCCTGGGCTGA
- a CDS encoding maltokinase N-terminal cap-like domain-containing protein produces MADTVTRSGTTSPGLLASLDPLLREWLPRQRWFAGKGRPVTGFSLVTATELLPPLGRLGLYHLLVRAHQPGSAGDCYQLLIGVREALPPRLAPALIGHVASGPLTGRTVYDALYDTRPAELLLEALRTRARIGALRCDRDPGQEIRAGLVPRLMTAEQSNSSLVYGDTFILKLLRRVVPGVNPDLELPLALAREGCPRVPAPTAWMHADVDDDTYVVGVLQPFVQGATDGWELALRELAKGEDFVAEARALGRATAEVHGALARALPTATLGAAQIQPLVDGMVVRLDAAARAVPALRPYAPALRTAFSALADLAAEGHTWTAQRVHGDLHLGQCLRAPSGQWSLIDFEGEPARPLAERRMPQPAVRDVAGMLRSFDYAASCADPPVPGWAHACRSAYCAGYAEVSGTDPRTDPVLLRALETDKAVYEVVYEARHRPDWLSVPLSAIHRLAADLP; encoded by the coding sequence ATGGCGGACACGGTCACCCGTTCCGGCACGACAAGTCCAGGTCTCCTCGCGTCACTGGACCCGCTGCTGCGGGAGTGGCTGCCGCGGCAGCGGTGGTTCGCCGGGAAGGGGCGGCCGGTCACCGGGTTCTCGCTGGTCACGGCCACCGAGCTGCTGCCGCCTCTGGGACGGCTCGGGCTGTACCACCTGCTGGTGCGGGCCCATCAGCCGGGCAGCGCGGGCGACTGCTACCAGCTCCTGATCGGCGTCCGCGAGGCGCTGCCGCCCCGGCTCGCGCCCGCGCTGATCGGCCATGTGGCGTCCGGCCCGCTGACCGGGCGCACGGTCTACGACGCCCTCTACGACACCCGGCCCGCCGAACTGCTCCTGGAGGCGCTGCGCACCCGGGCCCGGATCGGTGCCCTGCGCTGCGACCGGGATCCGGGGCAGGAGATCCGGGCCGGGCTCGTGCCACGTCTGATGACCGCCGAGCAGTCCAACTCGTCCCTGGTCTATGGAGATACGTTCATCCTGAAGCTGTTGCGCCGGGTCGTGCCCGGCGTCAACCCCGATCTGGAGCTGCCGCTGGCGCTGGCCCGCGAGGGCTGTCCCCGGGTGCCGGCGCCGACGGCGTGGATGCACGCGGACGTCGACGACGACACGTATGTGGTCGGGGTGCTCCAGCCGTTCGTGCAGGGGGCGACGGACGGCTGGGAGCTGGCCCTGCGGGAGCTGGCCAAGGGCGAGGACTTCGTCGCGGAGGCCCGGGCACTGGGGCGGGCCACCGCCGAGGTGCACGGGGCGCTGGCCCGGGCGCTGCCCACGGCGACGCTCGGCGCCGCGCAGATACAGCCCCTGGTGGACGGCATGGTCGTACGCCTGGACGCGGCGGCGCGGGCGGTGCCGGCACTGCGGCCGTACGCGCCCGCGCTGCGCACCGCCTTCTCGGCGCTGGCGGATCTCGCGGCGGAGGGGCACACCTGGACCGCGCAGCGGGTGCACGGCGATCTGCATCTCGGACAGTGCCTGCGGGCACCGTCCGGCCAGTGGTCGCTGATCGACTTCGAGGGGGAACCGGCCCGGCCGCTGGCCGAGCGCCGGATGCCGCAGCCGGCCGTGCGGGACGTGGCGGGGATGCTGCGCTCCTTCGACTACGCGGCCTCCTGCGCCGATCCGCCGGTCCCCGGCTGGGCGCACGCCTGCCGGTCGGCGTACTGCGCCGGATACGCCGAGGTGTCCGGCACCGACCCGCGCACCGACCCCGTGCTGCTGCGGGCCCTGGAGACCGACAAGGCGGTCTACGAGGTGGTCTACGAGGCCCGGCACCGCCCCGACTGGCTCTCCGTACCGCTGTCCGCGATACACCGGCTCGCAGCCGACCTGCCCTGA
- a CDS encoding Lrp/AsnC family transcriptional regulator, producing the protein MAFDALDRQILLLLQTDGRIKLSELGRRVRLSPAAVTERVRRLEAAGVIDGYGARVVPARLGYGIEAFVRVDPHGGYTLRHPRTLELMDRPEITEAHHVVGEDCWILKVAVADTVHLEEVLSEISALGRTTTSIVLTSPIRHKPLLP; encoded by the coding sequence GTGGCCTTCGACGCCCTCGACCGGCAGATCCTGCTGCTGCTCCAGACCGACGGCCGGATCAAGCTGAGCGAGCTGGGCCGCAGGGTCCGGCTGAGCCCGGCGGCGGTCACCGAGCGGGTCCGGCGCCTGGAGGCCGCGGGGGTGATCGACGGCTACGGCGCCCGGGTCGTCCCGGCCCGGCTGGGCTACGGCATCGAGGCGTTCGTCCGCGTCGATCCGCACGGCGGGTACACCCTGAGGCATCCGAGGACCCTGGAGCTGATGGACCGGCCGGAGATCACCGAGGCGCACCACGTGGTCGGCGAGGACTGCTGGATCCTCAAGGTCGCGGTGGCCGACACCGTGCATCTGGAGGAGGTCCTGTCGGAGATCTCGGCCCTCGGCCGCACCACCACGTCGATCGTGCTCACCTCGCCGATACGCCACAAGCCCCTGTTGCCCTGA
- a CDS encoding thioredoxin family protein, translated as MVTDVRDVTDADFETEVIGSELPVLVEFTADWCPPCRQMGPVLKALAAEEGERLKVVQLDVDANPATTNAYKVLSMPTFMVFRDGEPVKAMVGARPRRRLLEELSEVL; from the coding sequence ATGGTGACCGATGTGCGGGACGTGACGGACGCGGACTTCGAGACCGAGGTGATCGGGTCCGAGCTGCCGGTGCTGGTGGAGTTCACCGCCGACTGGTGTCCGCCGTGCCGGCAGATGGGGCCGGTGCTGAAGGCGCTCGCGGCGGAGGAGGGCGAGCGGCTGAAGGTGGTGCAGCTCGATGTGGACGCCAATCCGGCGACCACCAACGCCTACAAGGTGCTGTCGATGCCGACCTTCATGGTCTTCCGCGACGGCGAGCCGGTGAAGGCGATGGTCGGCGCCCGTCCGCGTCGTCGGCTGCTGGAGGAGCTGTCCGAGGTGCTCTGA
- a CDS encoding MerR family transcriptional regulator, translating into MRIGELAARAGTTTRTLRYYESRGLLPARRDEHGYRTYDESDLRLLRQIRTLRDFGFELEETRPFVECLRAGHPEGDSCPASLLVYRRKLAELDALIGQLTAVRAQVGAQLARAEAAVPGGPEPKCELGGRTW; encoded by the coding sequence ATGCGAATCGGCGAGCTGGCCGCGCGGGCCGGAACCACGACGCGGACGCTGCGGTACTACGAGTCGCGGGGGCTGCTGCCCGCGCGACGCGACGAGCACGGGTACCGGACGTACGACGAGAGCGATCTGCGGCTGCTGCGGCAGATCAGGACGCTCCGGGACTTCGGGTTCGAGCTGGAGGAGACCCGGCCGTTCGTGGAGTGCCTGCGGGCCGGTCACCCCGAGGGGGACTCGTGCCCGGCCTCGCTCCTGGTCTACCGGCGCAAGCTGGCGGAGCTGGACGCGCTGATCGGGCAGCTCACGGCGGTGCGGGCGCAGGTCGGCGCCCAGCTCGCGCGGGCCGAGGCGGCGGTTCCGGGGGGTCCGGAGCCGAAGTGCGAACTGGGAGGCCGGACATGGTGA
- the glgB gene encoding 1,4-alpha-glucan branching enzyme — MTPPKKKATGKQSAVKKAGARKSGAKKAAVKKKQAGVEQAPAVPVPVEPVPSVSFSPALGTVDRERLLHGTHHDPHGVLGAHPVPGGVVFRALRPFARAVTVVAEGLRAELHDDGDGFFSALLPLTDVPDYRLLVAYEDTTVEVEDAYRFLPTLGELDLHLIGEGRHEELWTVLGAHPATHQGVSGTGFSVWAPNAQGVRVVGSFNFWDGTGFPMRSLGSSGVWELFVPGVGEGELYKFDIARPDGTHTLRADPLARRTEVPPATSSIVHTSRYEWGDAEWLDRRAATPVHEAPFSVYEVHLPSWRPGLTYRQLAEQLPAYVRDLGFTHVELMPVAEHPFGGSWGYQVTGFYAPTARLGTPDDFKFLVDALHRAGIGVLMDWVPAHFPRDEWALAEFDGRPLYEHEDPLRAAHPDWGTLEFDFGRREVRNFLVANAVYWCEEFHIDGLRVDAVASMLYLDYSREPGQWTPNEHGGRENLDAVAFLQEMNATVYRRCPGVVTVAEESTAWDGVTRATHHRGPSGFGGLGFGLKWNMGWMHDSLQYMSHEPVHRKHHHHEMTFSMVYAYSENYVLPISHDEVVHGKRSLVSKMPGDWWQQRANLRAYLAFMWAHPGKQLLFMGQEFAQGAEWSEAHGPDWWLLDPAYPAEPDHRGVRDLVRDLNAGYRSAPALWQLDTDPAGFQWVVGDAAEDDVFAFLRHDAEGTPLLCVANLSPVVRHDYRIGVPDDVPAWHEFLNTDAERYGGSGVAHPDPLKPEPQGWHGRPASIRLTLPPLATLWLRPA, encoded by the coding sequence GTGACTCCCCCGAAGAAGAAGGCCACCGGGAAGCAGTCCGCAGTGAAGAAGGCCGGAGCGAGAAAGTCCGGGGCCAAGAAGGCCGCGGTGAAGAAGAAGCAGGCCGGGGTGGAGCAGGCCCCCGCGGTGCCGGTGCCCGTCGAGCCCGTCCCGTCCGTCTCCTTCTCTCCCGCCCTCGGCACCGTCGACCGTGAGCGGCTGCTGCACGGCACCCATCACGATCCGCACGGCGTGCTCGGCGCGCATCCGGTGCCCGGCGGGGTGGTGTTCCGGGCGCTGCGGCCCTTCGCGCGGGCGGTGACGGTCGTGGCGGAGGGGCTGCGGGCCGAGCTGCACGACGACGGCGACGGCTTCTTCTCCGCGCTGCTGCCGCTCACGGACGTCCCCGACTACCGGCTCCTGGTGGCCTACGAGGACACCACCGTTGAGGTCGAGGACGCGTACCGCTTCCTGCCCACGCTGGGCGAGCTGGACCTGCATCTGATCGGCGAGGGCCGGCACGAGGAGCTGTGGACGGTCCTCGGCGCGCACCCGGCGACCCACCAGGGCGTGAGCGGCACCGGGTTCTCCGTGTGGGCGCCGAACGCGCAGGGCGTGCGGGTGGTGGGGTCCTTCAACTTCTGGGACGGCACCGGGTTCCCGATGCGTTCGCTCGGGTCGTCCGGGGTGTGGGAGCTGTTCGTGCCCGGGGTCGGCGAGGGGGAGTTGTACAAGTTCGACATAGCCCGGCCGGACGGTACGCACACCCTGCGTGCCGATCCGCTGGCCCGGCGCACCGAGGTGCCGCCGGCCACGTCGTCGATCGTGCACACCTCGCGCTACGAGTGGGGCGACGCCGAGTGGCTGGACCGCCGTGCCGCGACGCCGGTGCACGAGGCGCCGTTCTCCGTCTACGAGGTCCATCTGCCGTCCTGGCGGCCCGGGTTGACGTATCGTCAGCTCGCCGAGCAGTTGCCCGCGTACGTCCGGGACCTCGGGTTCACGCATGTGGAGCTGATGCCGGTCGCGGAGCATCCGTTCGGGGGTTCCTGGGGCTATCAGGTCACCGGTTTCTACGCGCCGACGGCCCGGCTGGGCACGCCGGACGACTTCAAGTTCCTGGTGGACGCGCTGCACCGGGCCGGGATCGGGGTCCTGATGGACTGGGTGCCGGCGCATTTCCCGCGCGACGAGTGGGCGCTGGCGGAGTTCGACGGGCGGCCGCTGTACGAGCACGAGGACCCGTTGCGGGCGGCCCATCCGGACTGGGGGACGCTGGAGTTCGACTTCGGGCGGCGCGAGGTGCGCAACTTCCTGGTGGCCAACGCGGTGTACTGGTGCGAGGAGTTCCACATCGACGGGCTGCGGGTGGACGCCGTCGCCTCCATGCTCTACCTCGACTACTCGCGCGAGCCGGGGCAGTGGACCCCGAACGAGCACGGCGGCCGGGAGAACCTGGACGCGGTCGCCTTCCTCCAGGAGATGAACGCCACCGTGTACCGGCGCTGCCCGGGTGTGGTGACGGTGGCGGAGGAGTCGACGGCCTGGGACGGGGTCACCCGGGCGACCCACCACCGGGGCCCGAGCGGTTTCGGCGGGCTGGGTTTCGGGCTGAAGTGGAACATGGGCTGGATGCACGACTCGCTCCAGTACATGAGCCACGAGCCGGTGCACCGCAAGCACCACCACCACGAGATGACGTTCTCGATGGTGTACGCGTACAGCGAGAACTACGTCCTGCCCATCTCCCACGACGAAGTGGTGCACGGGAAGCGGTCGTTGGTGTCGAAGATGCCCGGCGACTGGTGGCAGCAGCGCGCCAACCTGCGCGCCTACCTGGCCTTCATGTGGGCCCACCCGGGCAAGCAACTCCTCTTCATGGGGCAGGAGTTCGCGCAGGGCGCCGAGTGGTCCGAAGCGCACGGCCCGGACTGGTGGCTGCTGGATCCCGCGTACCCGGCGGAGCCCGATCACCGCGGGGTGCGGGACCTGGTGCGCGACCTCAACGCCGGGTACCGGTCGGCGCCCGCGCTCTGGCAGCTCGACACCGACCCGGCCGGGTTCCAGTGGGTGGTCGGGGACGCCGCCGAGGACGACGTCTTCGCCTTCCTGCGCCACGACGCCGAGGGCACCCCGCTGCTGTGCGTCGCGAACCTCTCCCCCGTGGTCCGCCACGACTACCGCATCGGCGTCCCCGACGACGTCCCCGCCTGGCACGAGTTCCTCAACACCGACGCCGAGCGCTACGGCGGCAGCGGGGTCGCCCACCCGGACCCGCTCAAACCGGAGCCACAGGGGTGGCACGGCCGCCCGGCGTCGATCCGACTGACCCTGCCCCCGCTCGCGACCCTCTGGCTGCGCCCGGCCTGA